In Geopsychrobacter electrodiphilus DSM 16401, a single window of DNA contains:
- the grpE gene encoding nucleotide exchange factor GrpE — protein MAKKKQEQTSKELSAEELAEIEELTAHLGPEIEVVPAQLNEPGETAPDKESEGLELEGDNLQLDLDAAREEARNNQELYLRALAEMDNLRKRQLREKEDIFKFGNENILRDLLPVIDNLERAVDHAANQEGGEALLEGVQMTLTQFSSVLKKFGVETLTSVGQAFDPAHHQAVGQLESHEFPSNHVAQELQKGYLLNSRLLRPAMVMVAKTAQTSLNNDATPAPAEDGGE, from the coding sequence GTGGCGAAAAAGAAGCAAGAACAGACATCCAAGGAACTAAGCGCTGAAGAATTAGCGGAAATTGAAGAATTAACCGCACACCTCGGACCGGAAATCGAAGTCGTGCCAGCGCAGTTGAATGAACCAGGCGAAACCGCGCCTGATAAAGAGTCAGAAGGGTTAGAGCTGGAGGGCGATAACCTTCAACTTGACCTTGATGCAGCGCGCGAAGAAGCACGCAATAACCAGGAACTCTATCTACGCGCCTTGGCCGAAATGGACAACCTGCGCAAACGTCAACTCCGCGAAAAGGAGGATATCTTCAAATTCGGCAACGAAAATATCCTGCGTGACCTGCTGCCGGTGATCGACAATCTTGAACGGGCCGTTGACCACGCGGCCAATCAAGAAGGGGGTGAGGCTCTGCTTGAAGGGGTTCAGATGACCCTCACCCAATTCAGCAGTGTCCTCAAAAAGTTTGGGGTTGAAACCCTTACGTCGGTCGGCCAGGCCTTTGATCCGGCCCACCATCAGGCGGTAGGACAGCTCGAAAGCCATGAATTCCCGAGCAATCATGTTGCTCAGGAGTTGCAGAAAGGCTATCTGCTCAATAGCCGCCTGCTCCGTCCGGCGATGGTCATGGTCGCCAAGACCGCCCAGACCAGCCTAAACAACGATGCGACCCCCGCGCCTGCCGAAGACGGCGGCGAATAA
- the dnaK gene encoding molecular chaperone DnaK, whose protein sequence is MSKVIGIDLGTTNSCVSVMEGGEPVVIANSEGARTTPSMVAIAENGERLVGQQAKRQAVTNPENTLFAIKRLIGRKFDSEQVKKDIVISPFSIIQADNGDAWVEARGKQYSPQEISAMVLQKMKQTAEDYLGETVTDAVITVPAYFNDSQRQATKDAGKIAGLNVQRIINEPTAAALAYGLDKKEEMTIAVFDLGGGTFDISILELGDGVFEVKSTNGDTFLGGEDFDQRIIDYIADEFKKDQGINLRGDKMALQRLKESAEKAKIELSSSMETDVNLPFITADQTGPKHLNIKLSRAKLESICSDLIENLVAPCRMAIKDAGISASDINEVLLVGGMSRMPIVQQKVKEIFGKDPSKGVNPDEVVAIGAAIQGGVLTGDVKDVLLLDVTPLSLGIETLGGVMTKLIEKNTTVPCKKSQVFSTAADNQPAVSVHVLQGEREMSVDNKTIGNFELVGLPPAPRGVPQIEVTFDIDANGILHVSAKDLGTGKVQSIQITASSGLSKDEIERMVKDAESHATDDKKKRELIEARNQADGLMYTTEKALKEHAEKIDSQTKTSIETALADLKTAVAGDDPAEIQKKTEALAQASHKLAETMYADGKTDTDTPASAADDGVVDAEFEDVADDKK, encoded by the coding sequence ATGAGTAAAGTTATTGGAATCGACCTCGGCACCACCAACTCGTGTGTGTCGGTTATGGAGGGTGGCGAACCAGTTGTTATCGCAAACTCTGAGGGAGCACGAACGACCCCTTCGATGGTTGCCATCGCCGAAAATGGTGAGCGCCTAGTTGGACAGCAAGCCAAGCGTCAAGCGGTCACCAACCCGGAGAACACCCTGTTTGCAATCAAGCGGCTGATCGGACGTAAATTCGACTCCGAGCAGGTCAAAAAAGATATCGTCATCAGCCCCTTCTCTATTATTCAGGCCGACAATGGTGACGCCTGGGTCGAGGCCCGCGGGAAACAGTACAGTCCGCAGGAGATATCAGCCATGGTTCTGCAGAAAATGAAGCAGACGGCTGAAGACTACCTGGGTGAAACAGTCACCGACGCCGTCATCACGGTGCCGGCCTACTTTAACGATTCGCAACGCCAGGCGACCAAAGACGCCGGCAAAATTGCGGGGCTTAATGTCCAACGCATCATCAACGAGCCGACCGCTGCCGCACTGGCCTATGGCCTCGATAAAAAAGAAGAGATGACCATCGCGGTCTTTGACCTGGGTGGCGGGACCTTCGATATTTCGATCCTCGAACTGGGTGATGGCGTTTTCGAAGTCAAATCCACTAACGGCGACACCTTTCTGGGGGGCGAAGACTTCGACCAGCGAATTATTGATTATATCGCCGACGAGTTCAAAAAAGATCAGGGGATCAACCTGCGTGGCGACAAAATGGCCCTGCAGCGCCTGAAAGAGAGCGCAGAAAAGGCCAAGATAGAACTCTCTTCATCAATGGAGACCGATGTCAATCTGCCCTTCATCACGGCCGACCAGACCGGACCGAAGCACCTGAACATCAAACTTTCCCGCGCCAAGCTCGAAAGTATCTGCTCTGATCTAATCGAAAACCTGGTAGCCCCCTGTCGGATGGCGATCAAAGATGCGGGAATTTCGGCCAGCGATATCAACGAAGTTTTATTGGTCGGCGGCATGTCCCGGATGCCGATTGTTCAGCAGAAGGTCAAGGAGATCTTCGGCAAGGATCCGAGTAAAGGGGTAAATCCAGATGAAGTTGTCGCCATTGGCGCCGCCATTCAGGGCGGGGTTTTAACTGGTGATGTCAAAGACGTTCTGCTGCTCGACGTGACTCCGCTTTCACTGGGGATTGAAACCTTAGGTGGCGTCATGACCAAGCTGATCGAAAAGAACACCACCGTTCCGTGCAAAAAGAGCCAGGTCTTCTCGACCGCAGCCGACAATCAACCCGCTGTTTCAGTGCATGTTCTGCAGGGCGAGCGTGAGATGTCGGTCGACAACAAGACGATCGGTAATTTTGAGCTGGTCGGTCTGCCGCCGGCACCCCGTGGGGTTCCGCAGATCGAGGTCACCTTCGATATCGACGCTAACGGTATTCTGCACGTCTCTGCCAAGGATCTTGGCACCGGCAAAGTACAGTCGATTCAGATCACCGCTTCAAGCGGCCTCTCAAAGGACGAGATCGAACGGATGGTCAAAGATGCCGAATCGCATGCTACGGACGATAAGAAAAAGCGTGAGTTAATCGAGGCGCGCAATCAGGCCGATGGCCTGATGTACACTACTGAAAAAGCGCTGAAGGAGCATGCCGAAAAGATTGACAGCCAGACTAAAACGTCCATTGAAACAGCTCTTGCAGATTTAAAAACTGCGGTTGCCGGTGACGATCCGGCCGAGATCCAGAAAAAAACCGAAGCGCTGGCCCAGGCTTCGCATAAATTGGCCGAAACCATGTATGCAGATGGCAAAACTGACACCGACACTCCTGCTTCGGCGGCTGATGACGGTGTTGTTGATGCAGAGTTTGAGGACGTTGCTGACGACAAGAAGTAA
- the dnaJ gene encoding molecular chaperone DnaJ: MAKRDYYEILEVNRNASETEIKKAYRRLAIKYHPDKNQGDKAAEEKFKELTEAYAVLSDAQKRVTYDQFGHAGMNGGGFSSGGFDFGGGSPFEDIFGDIFGDIFGGGSRRGSTRGRRGDDLRYNLTISFEDAAFGAEKNLQLPRKQACESCGGSGARKGTEARACSTCRGVGQVRFQQGFFTMTRPCPDCHGEGTIIADPCPDCHGSGLIKKKRNLSLKIPAGVETDTRLKLSGEGEAGTQGGPAGDLYVVITVEEHSIFEREGQDVICEVPISFVQAALGCEIEVPTLEGKVALKVPAGTQSGKIFKLSGKGIVSLQGYGRGDQMVVLRVEVPTKLDARQRELLNEFAAVSGEDIHPIGKGFFDKVKELFG; encoded by the coding sequence TTGGCCAAACGTGACTATTACGAAATTCTCGAGGTCAACCGCAACGCCAGCGAGACCGAGATCAAAAAAGCCTATCGCCGCCTGGCGATTAAATATCACCCTGACAAGAACCAGGGTGACAAGGCAGCCGAGGAGAAGTTCAAAGAACTGACCGAGGCCTATGCCGTGCTATCCGATGCACAGAAACGCGTCACCTACGATCAGTTCGGTCATGCCGGGATGAACGGCGGCGGATTCTCGAGTGGCGGTTTTGATTTTGGCGGAGGGTCCCCCTTCGAAGACATCTTCGGCGACATTTTCGGAGACATCTTCGGTGGCGGTTCGCGCCGTGGAAGCACTCGCGGTCGTCGCGGCGATGATCTTCGCTATAATCTGACCATCTCATTCGAAGACGCCGCTTTCGGTGCAGAAAAGAATCTGCAGCTCCCCCGCAAGCAGGCCTGCGAAAGCTGTGGCGGATCCGGCGCACGCAAAGGAACCGAAGCCCGGGCTTGCAGTACCTGTCGCGGAGTTGGCCAGGTGCGGTTTCAACAGGGCTTTTTCACCATGACCAGGCCCTGTCCCGACTGCCATGGCGAAGGGACCATTATTGCTGATCCCTGCCCTGACTGCCATGGTTCCGGTCTTATTAAAAAGAAACGCAACCTCTCGCTTAAAATTCCGGCTGGGGTTGAAACTGATACGCGTCTTAAACTCAGCGGCGAAGGTGAAGCCGGAACACAAGGAGGCCCCGCCGGGGACCTCTACGTAGTCATCACCGTTGAAGAGCACTCAATCTTTGAACGTGAAGGGCAGGACGTCATCTGCGAAGTGCCTATTTCGTTTGTACAGGCGGCTCTCGGTTGCGAAATTGAGGTTCCCACCCTCGAAGGCAAGGTCGCCCTTAAAGTCCCCGCCGGCACCCAGAGTGGTAAAATTTTCAAATTAAGCGGCAAAGGAATTGTTTCGTTACAAGGCTATGGACGGGGCGATCAGATGGTTGTACTGCGCGTCGAGGTTCCAACCAAGCTCGATGCTCGCCAACGCGAACTTTTGAATGAATTTGCTGCGGTCAGTGGGGAAGATATCCACCCTATCGGCAAGGGTTTCTTCGACAAGGTGAAGGAACTGTTCGGCTGA
- a CDS encoding ABC transporter substrate-binding protein — protein MKTSLLRLSFLVLLAFVSLANSSFAAEVQGVALRAAAQETFAAAEAAYREGNQALALSRFRSFVLSHHDSELTPVAYTYLGRIFIQQHRYTDALLYLERVAKNARLPEVQLLSGYSLIMAGENDPGFSQLLGIAGQTFSPADQQLLDEGLALAYSRRDEPLKALYFYQQALPGATDPQKLLQSAHHILKNNIDSSMLREASFLFSAGPIGQDARLQLARYALTEKDQKSALNYLSQILASPISFPWRTEAAQLMDRFSQGSWLQKDAIGVLLPLSGRYETYGKMVKRGIDLALKLHNAEKPPLRLLYRDTEADPTKARQATMALANEERVMAILGPLTSGAALSAATSAQQNRTPLLAFSQRAAIPEIGPYIFRDSLTPRMQARALARYAILEKGFHSFGILAPENRLGREMSELFTEEVIKLGGLVIDEQTYAEDANDFRPQILHLMGKSAEHEKTDYRQKTETQRLDDLFVPDEPDYPPTTFDALFIPDYANHIGLIAPQLAFYGIQNFPLLGISGWNSPELLRLAGRYVEGAVFVDGFFLDSPYPFVKEFIDLYVETYGEPPSLLEAQAFDCANILFAQLESPTVTDRDSLRAALAKLQNYPGVTGSTSFDFTGEADKVLFQLQIKDGAIRQLN, from the coding sequence ATGAAAACCTCTCTGCTGCGGCTATCGTTTCTGGTTCTACTGGCTTTCGTCAGCCTTGCGAACTCCTCTTTTGCCGCGGAGGTACAGGGGGTTGCCCTCAGGGCCGCCGCGCAAGAGACCTTTGCCGCGGCTGAAGCCGCATACCGCGAGGGAAACCAAGCCCTTGCGTTATCACGCTTTCGCAGTTTTGTTCTGAGCCACCACGATTCCGAGTTGACCCCCGTAGCCTATACCTACCTCGGGCGTATTTTTATCCAGCAGCATCGTTATACCGATGCCCTGCTCTATCTCGAAAGAGTCGCTAAAAACGCCCGCCTGCCCGAAGTTCAGCTTCTGAGCGGCTATAGCCTGATCATGGCCGGAGAAAACGATCCGGGCTTCTCACAGCTGCTAGGAATAGCCGGCCAAACCTTCTCGCCAGCCGATCAGCAACTTCTGGACGAAGGCCTGGCGCTGGCTTACAGTCGCCGGGACGAACCCTTGAAAGCGCTCTACTTTTATCAACAGGCGCTACCTGGTGCGACCGACCCGCAAAAGCTCCTGCAGAGCGCTCACCATATTCTGAAAAACAACATTGACAGCAGTATGTTGCGTGAAGCGAGCTTCCTTTTCAGCGCCGGCCCGATTGGTCAGGATGCACGACTGCAACTCGCGCGCTATGCCCTGACGGAAAAAGATCAAAAAAGCGCGCTCAATTATCTGAGTCAAATTTTAGCCAGCCCGATCTCTTTCCCCTGGCGAACCGAAGCCGCTCAATTAATGGATCGTTTCAGTCAGGGGAGTTGGCTTCAAAAAGATGCCATTGGCGTGCTGCTCCCTTTAAGCGGCCGCTACGAAACGTACGGTAAAATGGTCAAACGCGGAATTGACCTGGCTTTAAAGCTGCACAACGCAGAAAAACCTCCCCTGCGTCTACTTTACCGAGACACAGAAGCTGATCCGACCAAGGCACGCCAGGCAACCATGGCCCTGGCCAATGAAGAACGGGTCATGGCGATCCTCGGACCGTTAACCAGTGGTGCAGCGCTCTCGGCCGCAACCAGCGCCCAGCAAAATAGAACCCCCCTGCTCGCGTTTTCACAACGCGCTGCAATCCCTGAAATTGGACCCTATATTTTTCGCGATTCTTTGACGCCCCGCATGCAGGCACGGGCTCTGGCGCGTTATGCGATTCTGGAGAAAGGCTTTCATTCCTTCGGGATTCTTGCCCCTGAAAATCGTCTCGGTCGTGAGATGTCAGAACTCTTCACCGAAGAAGTTATCAAGCTCGGCGGACTGGTTATCGATGAACAAACCTATGCCGAAGATGCCAATGATTTTCGGCCGCAAATTCTTCACCTGATGGGAAAATCTGCCGAACATGAAAAAACCGATTATCGACAGAAGACAGAGACGCAACGCCTCGATGACCTGTTTGTGCCTGACGAACCCGACTACCCACCAACAACCTTTGATGCCCTGTTTATTCCCGATTACGCCAACCATATCGGTTTGATTGCCCCACAACTTGCCTTTTACGGGATTCAAAATTTCCCCCTGCTCGGGATCAGCGGCTGGAATTCTCCCGAACTTCTGCGCCTGGCTGGCCGTTACGTCGAAGGTGCGGTCTTCGTCGACGGATTCTTTCTTGATAGCCCTTACCCCTTTGTCAAAGAGTTCATCGACCTTTACGTCGAAACTTATGGCGAGCCCCCATCGCTACTCGAAGCACAGGCCTTCGACTGTGCCAACATCCTCTTTGCCCAACTAGAAAGCCCCACTGTTACTGATCGCGACAGTTTGCGTGCGGCTTTGGCCAAATTGCAAAACTACCCAGGGGTCACAGGGTCCACCAGCTTTGATTTCACCGGCGAAGCAGATAAGGTTCTGTTTCAACTACAAATTAAGGATGGCGCAATCAGGCAATTAAACTGA
- a CDS encoding ATP-binding protein, with amino-acid sequence MNFRNRLLLIQIMIVLLMAILLVGGAHLVLISALEDLQGRHLVSLAREGAKEIRAVLRDRERQIKGFDMETFYQRYGDLPQEKHFLAYFEGLAQEFPVVSLLDKNGNEIARLINGKPQAEYLNFQYDPVVQSARRHPNQLSIGSGRQDPLLGKASVSLAYTFTSHSGRQFFGTLLLTLPLDRFEQSLQKISRNEVASLSLLSDQEELLTYHRTELVFQKLTYRPEEEPVRHQLFDEDLVLVAQKVEVGGWQVMASVPWQRYRAEVNKIRAMAIGFSFLVILLATVLTWKLTRLLTRNLDRLVDFADRVGHGDYHQQLPLDSSEEFNRLNNALNRMVIELEEHRRSIEDLQKIIQTIIDPLIVTDSQGLVVQVNQATLQLFGCDSARIIHRPLADLFLDTPGVLRRTTFSTGLICCPVSNLETKIRGAKGENISVLFSSAPCGNERDELGVVCILKDVTELMAARDSREKALLMAEEARRRVDVLLRSVPDGLVVVDLQGNIQLINNPAEKLLGAEAKIRVREIALRLLEEKGGSGRTLDVPLLSAETGVLSVIQAHASAVFDGHEHVIGLVMLLRDVSRERSMDQMKNEFISTAAHELRTPLASILGYSELMLEPTNEDRFSPEEKRDFLQEILERAETLARIIDDLLSISRIESGQPLVLELSTADISRVLERVVKQFILTSQSYWFELELPDRSVYMALDTGRMQQALENLLSNAVKYSSGEKPIRISGRRHGQSYLIQIEDFGIGMLPEQIAQIFDKFYRVDYSNTKTSGLGIGMSIVKQIVEGHGGTITIRSTLGEGTLVELSFPLPD; translated from the coding sequence TTGAATTTTCGTAACCGTCTTCTCTTAATTCAAATTATGATCGTGCTCCTGATGGCGATTTTGTTGGTCGGGGGAGCGCATCTGGTCCTGATTTCTGCTCTGGAAGATTTGCAGGGACGTCATCTCGTCTCTCTGGCCAGAGAAGGAGCGAAGGAGATCAGGGCGGTTCTTCGCGACCGGGAGCGTCAGATAAAGGGGTTCGATATGGAGACCTTTTATCAACGTTACGGCGATTTACCGCAAGAGAAACATTTTCTCGCCTATTTCGAGGGGCTGGCGCAAGAGTTTCCTGTCGTTAGTCTGCTGGATAAAAATGGTAACGAAATAGCTAGGTTGATTAATGGAAAGCCCCAAGCAGAATATTTAAATTTTCAGTACGATCCGGTGGTCCAAAGCGCCCGTCGTCACCCGAATCAACTGAGCATCGGCTCTGGAAGACAAGACCCTCTCCTTGGTAAAGCTTCAGTTTCTCTGGCTTATACCTTTACTAGCCATTCAGGCCGCCAATTTTTCGGCACTCTGTTACTGACGCTGCCGCTGGATCGTTTTGAACAATCCTTGCAGAAAATTTCCCGGAATGAGGTCGCATCACTCTCCCTGCTTTCTGATCAGGAAGAGCTGTTGACCTATCATCGCACTGAATTGGTTTTTCAAAAATTGACCTATCGACCGGAAGAAGAGCCGGTTCGCCACCAACTCTTTGATGAGGATCTGGTTCTGGTTGCCCAAAAGGTCGAGGTCGGAGGCTGGCAGGTTATGGCTTCAGTCCCCTGGCAAAGGTACCGGGCTGAGGTCAATAAAATTCGCGCCATGGCGATCGGGTTCAGTTTTTTGGTGATCCTGCTTGCCACTGTTTTAACCTGGAAATTGACCAGGCTGCTGACGCGTAATCTCGATCGGTTGGTTGATTTTGCTGATCGGGTTGGACACGGGGATTATCATCAACAACTTCCTCTCGATTCGAGCGAAGAGTTCAATCGACTGAACAATGCACTGAACCGGATGGTTATTGAGCTTGAGGAGCACCGACGTTCAATCGAGGATCTGCAAAAGATCATTCAAACGATAATCGATCCTTTGATTGTGACGGATTCGCAAGGCTTGGTCGTGCAGGTAAATCAGGCGACACTGCAGCTTTTCGGCTGTGATTCTGCAAGAATTATCCATCGACCCCTGGCCGATCTGTTTCTTGATACTCCGGGCGTTTTGCGGCGCACGACATTTTCGACGGGCCTTATTTGTTGTCCCGTCAGCAACCTTGAAACAAAAATTCGCGGCGCCAAAGGGGAAAATATTTCCGTCCTCTTTTCGAGTGCTCCCTGCGGGAATGAGCGCGATGAACTCGGAGTCGTCTGCATCTTAAAAGATGTGACTGAATTGATGGCCGCGCGAGATTCTCGAGAGAAGGCGCTGCTGATGGCTGAAGAGGCCCGGCGCCGGGTTGATGTTCTGTTGCGTTCGGTGCCCGATGGATTGGTTGTGGTTGATCTACAAGGAAATATCCAACTGATAAACAATCCGGCCGAAAAACTTTTAGGCGCCGAAGCCAAAATCAGGGTACGGGAGATTGCCCTGCGTTTGCTCGAAGAGAAGGGAGGCTCCGGACGCACCCTCGATGTCCCTCTGCTTTCAGCCGAGACTGGGGTTCTCAGTGTGATACAAGCGCATGCTTCGGCGGTTTTTGATGGTCATGAGCATGTCATTGGTCTGGTGATGTTGCTACGTGATGTTTCGCGTGAGCGCAGTATGGACCAGATGAAAAATGAATTTATTTCAACCGCAGCCCATGAACTGCGCACGCCTTTGGCCTCGATTCTGGGCTATAGCGAGTTGATGCTTGAGCCGACCAATGAGGATCGATTCTCTCCAGAAGAGAAGCGTGATTTTCTGCAGGAAATCCTCGAGCGAGCAGAAACCCTGGCGCGGATTATTGATGATCTTCTCAGTATCAGCCGGATTGAGTCGGGGCAGCCACTTGTGTTAGAGCTTTCTACGGCTGATATTTCCAGGGTGTTAGAACGGGTGGTTAAACAGTTCATTCTAACCTCGCAGTCGTATTGGTTTGAACTGGAATTACCAGATAGAAGCGTCTATATGGCACTTGATACAGGAAGAATGCAGCAGGCCCTGGAAAATCTGTTGAGTAATGCGGTTAAATATTCCAGCGGTGAGAAACCAATCCGGATCAGCGGCAGGCGACATGGACAGAGCTATCTGATCCAGATAGAAGACTTTGGGATCGGCATGCTGCCAGAGCAGATTGCGCAAATCTTTGACAAATTTTACCGCGTCGATTATAGCAACACTAAAACCAGCGGCCTGGGAATAGGGATGAGCATCGTCAAGCAGATCGTCGAAGGGCATGGCGGTACGATCACAATCCGTAGCACCCTGGGCGAAGGGACCTTGGTGGAATTAAGCTTCCCCCTGCCCGATTAA
- a CDS encoding carbonic anhydrase codes for MGNIHRFINGFKLFQQQLYGDNELLAAQLAKGQSPKTLVISCSDSRVDPALLMGCSPGDIFTVRNIANLVPPYELDNAYHGVSAALEYAVCFLKVEDIIVLGHSGCGGIEGLLLGADGNMVGEFVGRWVDIASDARDRAMARVAAGESNDLSCVCEQEAILTSLTNLQTFPWLKKRLLAGELDLHGWYFVIERGELSVYRPEAGRFEVLVEKHNF; via the coding sequence ATGGGAAATATCCATCGTTTTATCAACGGCTTCAAACTATTTCAGCAGCAACTTTATGGAGACAATGAACTACTGGCTGCTCAGCTGGCAAAGGGACAGAGTCCGAAAACACTGGTTATTTCTTGTTCGGATTCTCGCGTTGATCCGGCGCTATTGATGGGTTGTTCCCCGGGAGATATCTTTACCGTGCGGAATATTGCCAATCTCGTTCCGCCGTACGAACTGGATAATGCCTATCACGGAGTAAGTGCGGCGCTTGAATATGCCGTCTGTTTTCTGAAGGTTGAAGATATTATCGTGCTCGGTCATTCCGGTTGTGGCGGGATCGAAGGGTTACTCCTTGGTGCCGATGGCAATATGGTTGGCGAGTTTGTTGGACGCTGGGTCGATATCGCTTCAGACGCGCGGGATCGTGCCATGGCGCGGGTTGCAGCAGGGGAATCTAACGATTTAAGCTGTGTCTGTGAACAGGAAGCGATCCTGACTTCGTTGACGAACCTGCAAACTTTTCCTTGGCTAAAAAAGCGACTTTTGGCTGGTGAGTTAGACTTACATGGTTGGTATTTTGTGATCGAGCGCGGTGAGCTTTCGGTTTACCGACCTGAGGCTGGTCGCTTTGAAGTTCTGGTCGAAAAACATAATTTTTGA
- the aroC gene encoding chorismate synthase, which yields MSSSLGTLLRISTFGESHCAGVGVVIDGVPPRMELKSADIQIQLDRRRPGQSKLSTDRDEADQVEILSGVENGLTLGSPIGLLVRNKDQRPQDYNSMVQIPRPSHADLTYRQKYGIHASSGGGRSSARETIGRVAAGAIAEKFLREQYGIEIVAWVSSVGSIEAAAVDFSTVTRAQVDANDVRCPDQNVAERMSEQILATRADNDSIGGVLTCVCRNLPPGLGEPAFDRLEARLAHAMLSIPATKGFEIGSGFSGAAMRGSAHNDPYCFKNGRLGTLTNHSGGVQGGISNGENVFFRVAFKPPATIGQAQKTVDYKGQDAILEAKGRHDPCVVPRAVPIVEAMAALVIADLALIQKMRLPL from the coding sequence ATGTCGAGTAGCCTTGGTACCCTTTTACGTATTTCAACCTTCGGCGAATCCCATTGTGCGGGTGTCGGCGTAGTGATTGATGGCGTTCCGCCACGGATGGAACTAAAGTCGGCGGATATCCAGATTCAACTGGATCGCCGCCGCCCCGGGCAAAGCAAGCTTTCAACCGACCGCGATGAAGCCGACCAGGTCGAGATCCTCTCCGGCGTCGAGAACGGGCTGACCCTTGGCTCACCAATCGGGCTCCTGGTGCGCAACAAAGACCAGAGGCCTCAAGATTACAATTCCATGGTGCAAATTCCACGCCCCTCGCATGCGGATTTAACTTACCGCCAAAAATATGGCATCCATGCCTCAAGCGGGGGCGGTCGTTCCAGTGCCCGGGAAACTATCGGCCGTGTTGCGGCCGGCGCGATCGCCGAAAAATTTCTGCGCGAACAGTACGGTATTGAAATTGTCGCCTGGGTCAGCTCCGTCGGCAGTATTGAGGCTGCTGCAGTCGATTTTTCGACTGTGACTCGCGCCCAGGTGGATGCCAACGATGTGCGTTGCCCTGATCAGAACGTGGCTGAACGGATGTCGGAGCAAATTCTGGCCACCCGCGCCGACAACGACTCGATCGGTGGCGTTCTCACCTGCGTCTGCCGCAACCTGCCGCCAGGCCTCGGTGAACCGGCTTTCGATCGTCTGGAAGCACGCCTGGCCCACGCAATGCTCTCGATTCCAGCAACCAAAGGCTTTGAAATTGGCTCCGGCTTTTCCGGCGCAGCAATGCGCGGATCAGCTCACAATGATCCCTACTGTTTTAAAAATGGGCGTCTCGGGACCCTCACCAATCACAGCGGAGGCGTTCAGGGGGGTATCTCCAACGGTGAAAATGTCTTTTTTCGAGTCGCATTCAAGCCGCCTGCAACTATCGGTCAAGCCCAGAAAACCGTCGATTATAAAGGACAGGATGCAATCCTCGAAGCCAAGGGACGTCATGATCCCTGTGTGGTGCCGCGCGCGGTACCAATTGTTGAAGCGATGGCCGCCTTGGTGATTGCCGACTTGGCATTAATCCAAAAAATGCGCCTACCTCTCTGA
- a CDS encoding DsbA family protein produces the protein MRLGTLILLVLLSIATPAFSGVINLRELNTIQLDATPKQVTSTVDGRRMYVLTQDNNLLVYTLGGELQGQLSVDPAIDRITPLGPQHLLLQKTAKKQAVIAIVEVSQPIDISNAPVLGDESAPVTLAVFDDFECPYCAKTVPLLKQVVEKYQGKVKLVFKNFPLTIHRDSRNAALTALAANKQGKFWNVYDLFYANYNSLNPQKIDELAAQTGLDMEQLKKDRLDPRLNAQIESDIAEGTRIGVRGTPTVFVNGRLLQERSMAGFSQLIDEELNRLSSPQKSGQ, from the coding sequence ATGCGTTTAGGTACCCTGATTCTTCTCGTTTTACTCAGTATAGCCACCCCCGCTTTTTCAGGAGTGATAAATCTGCGGGAGCTCAACACCATTCAGCTTGATGCCACACCAAAGCAGGTCACCAGCACCGTCGATGGTCGCCGCATGTATGTCCTCACTCAGGATAATAATCTTCTGGTTTACACCCTCGGAGGTGAACTTCAGGGCCAACTGAGCGTTGACCCGGCTATCGACCGGATTACGCCCCTCGGCCCACAGCACCTGCTGCTGCAGAAAACCGCCAAGAAGCAGGCGGTTATCGCAATAGTCGAAGTCTCCCAGCCGATAGATATCAGTAATGCCCCGGTTCTCGGTGATGAGTCCGCTCCGGTCACACTGGCCGTCTTTGACGACTTTGAATGCCCCTACTGCGCCAAAACTGTTCCGCTTCTGAAACAGGTCGTTGAAAAGTACCAGGGTAAGGTCAAACTGGTGTTCAAAAACTTCCCGCTTACCATTCATCGTGATTCGCGTAATGCCGCGCTGACGGCTCTTGCCGCCAACAAACAGGGGAAATTCTGGAATGTTTATGATCTCTTCTATGCAAACTACAATAGTCTAAACCCGCAAAAAATAGATGAACTGGCAGCCCAGACCGGACTGGATATGGAGCAATTAAAAAAAGACCGTCTCGATCCGCGGTTGAATGCGCAAATTGAGAGCGATATCGCCGAAGGGACCAGAATTGGTGTGCGTGGTACGCCGACGGTCTTTGTCAATGGCCGACTGTTGCAAGAGCGGAGCATGGCCGGGTTCAGCCAATTAATCGATGAAGAGCTGAATCGGCTTTCTTCGCCTCAGAAATCAGGACAATAA